From Streptomyces sp. HUAS MG91, the proteins below share one genomic window:
- a CDS encoding glycosyltransferase family 39 protein produces MLRTGEATELQGGLQGGRPGGPVSAGRWGGGKPPGVLRALAVFAAVRATGVVLVVLTDLHGGHPATRTLTHAWDAVWYLHIAVHGYGTREYLSSFGTVQTDFAFFPLFPLLTRATDAVLPGGAGAAALLVAWAAALAAAWGVYAVGHRLYGTATATFLVALWALLPQAVVLTLAYSESLFAALAAWALYALLRRNWPLAGALAALAGLTRPTGLAVAAAVVVTAGRELVRRRGRGRGPWLAVLLAPAGWLGYVLWVGARTGDLLHGYFTVQDAWKSGLDFGTSSLRFLRVLFLYGGKVVYPVSVLLVAAAVVLFCLLCLERSPRTALPLLVFSGVLVLMVLLLGGPFASKPRFVLPAFPLLIPVARSMARGWGRSRARVVVVLGALACVALPYGVWVAAVVKTPL; encoded by the coding sequence GTGCTGCGGACGGGCGAGGCGACGGAACTCCAGGGCGGACTCCAGGGCGGACGCCCGGGCGGGCCGGTCTCCGCCGGGCGGTGGGGCGGCGGGAAGCCGCCGGGTGTACTGCGCGCCCTCGCCGTCTTCGCGGCGGTCCGCGCCACCGGGGTCGTCCTGGTGGTCCTCACCGACCTGCACGGCGGACACCCGGCCACCCGGACGCTCACCCACGCCTGGGACGCCGTCTGGTACCTGCACATCGCCGTTCACGGCTACGGCACCCGCGAATACCTCTCCTCCTTCGGGACCGTCCAGACCGACTTCGCCTTCTTCCCGCTCTTCCCTCTGCTGACCCGGGCGACGGACGCCGTCCTGCCGGGCGGCGCCGGAGCGGCGGCGCTGCTCGTCGCCTGGGCCGCCGCCCTGGCCGCGGCCTGGGGCGTCTACGCCGTCGGGCACCGCCTGTACGGCACGGCGACGGCCACCTTCCTCGTCGCCCTGTGGGCGCTGCTGCCGCAGGCGGTCGTCCTCACCCTCGCCTACAGCGAGTCGCTGTTCGCCGCGCTCGCCGCCTGGGCGCTGTACGCGCTGCTCCGCAGGAACTGGCCGCTCGCCGGAGCCCTGGCCGCCCTCGCGGGCCTGACCCGCCCCACCGGGCTCGCCGTCGCCGCCGCGGTCGTCGTCACCGCCGGCCGGGAACTCGTCCGGCGGCGCGGGCGCGGGCGTGGGCCCTGGCTCGCGGTGCTGCTCGCCCCCGCGGGGTGGCTCGGTTACGTGCTGTGGGTCGGGGCGCGCACGGGGGACCTGCTGCACGGCTACTTCACCGTGCAGGACGCCTGGAAGTCGGGGCTCGACTTCGGTACGAGTTCGCTGCGCTTCCTGCGGGTGCTCTTCCTGTACGGCGGCAAGGTCGTCTATCCGGTGTCCGTGCTGCTCGTCGCCGCCGCCGTGGTGCTGTTCTGCCTGCTGTGCCTGGAGCGCTCGCCCCGGACGGCCCTGCCGCTGCTGGTCTTCAGCGGGGTCCTGGTCCTGATGGTGCTGCTGCTCGGCGGCCCCTTCGCCTCCAAGCCCCGCTTCGTCCTGCCCGCGTTCCCGCTGCTCATTCCGGTGGCCCGGTCGATGGCGCGCGGGTGGGGGCGAAGTCGGGCGCGGGTTGTGGTGGTGCTGGGGGCGCTGGCCTGTGTGGCGCTGCCGTACGGGGTGTGGGTGGCGGCGGTGGTGAAGACGCCGCTGTGA
- a CDS encoding MarR family transcriptional regulator — translation MSAPESAAVAADLRTAMGRLTRRVKHEDLIPHGQVAVLGVLDRDGAMTTSDLAADQRVRPQSMARAVGLLTEQGLVTRRAHPTDGRKSLVELTDAGHAALDAERGRRAGWLAQAIEAELSPDERELLSQGAALMERLAGR, via the coding sequence ATGTCTGCCCCGGAATCCGCTGCCGTCGCCGCCGATCTGCGTACCGCGATGGGTCGGCTCACCCGGCGCGTGAAGCACGAGGACCTGATTCCGCACGGCCAGGTCGCCGTGCTCGGCGTGCTGGACCGCGACGGCGCCATGACCACCAGCGATCTCGCCGCCGATCAGCGGGTCAGGCCGCAGTCGATGGCCCGGGCCGTCGGGCTGCTGACGGAGCAGGGGCTTGTGACGCGCCGGGCGCATCCCACCGACGGGCGCAAGTCGCTGGTGGAGCTGACCGATGCCGGGCATGCCGCCCTGGATGCCGAGCGGGGGCGCCGGGCCGGGTGGCTCGCGCAGGCGATCGAGGCCGAGCTCAGCCCCGACGAGCGGGAGTTGCTGTCTCAGGGTGCCGCCCTGATGGAGCGTCTCGCTGGTCGCTGA
- the eno gene encoding phosphopyruvate hydratase translates to MPDIVSVTALAVLDSRGNPTVEADVTLADGSQGRATVPSGASTGAREAVELRDGDPERWHGKGVDRAVAHVEGEIARAVIGRDADDQAGLDAALTALDGTPAKSRLGANALLGVSLAAAKASAAAHGLPLYRHLGGPDARILPLPMMNIVNGGAHADNPLDFQEFMIAPIGAPTFAEAVRMGSEVFHTLRRDLLAAGHSTGVGDEGGFAPALRSAEEALDFVMAAIERTGYRPGTDLGLIMDPASSEFYRDGVYAYRGEGVDRTTAQQVDYLAGLIDAYPILSIEDPMAEDDLDGWRELTARVGDRCQLTGDDVFCTNPELLREGIRTGVGNAVLVKVNQIGTLTEALETVDIAHRAGWKAVMSHRSGETEDTTIADLAVATGCGQIKTGSLSRSDRTAKYNRLIRIERELGSTAKY, encoded by the coding sequence ATGCCCGACATCGTCTCCGTCACCGCCCTCGCCGTCCTCGACAGCCGCGGCAACCCCACCGTCGAGGCCGACGTCACCCTGGCCGACGGATCGCAGGGCCGCGCGACCGTCCCCTCCGGCGCCTCCACCGGCGCCCGCGAAGCCGTCGAACTGCGCGACGGCGACCCCGAGCGCTGGCACGGCAAGGGCGTCGACCGTGCCGTGGCCCACGTCGAGGGCGAGATCGCGCGGGCCGTCATCGGCCGCGACGCCGACGACCAGGCGGGCCTCGACGCCGCCCTGACCGCCCTCGACGGCACCCCCGCCAAGTCCCGGCTCGGCGCCAACGCCCTGCTGGGCGTCTCCCTCGCCGCCGCCAAGGCGTCCGCCGCCGCGCACGGGCTGCCGCTCTACCGACACCTCGGCGGCCCCGACGCCCGTATCCTCCCGCTGCCGATGATGAACATCGTCAACGGCGGTGCCCACGCCGACAATCCGCTGGACTTCCAGGAGTTCATGATCGCGCCGATCGGCGCCCCGACCTTCGCCGAAGCCGTCCGGATGGGCTCCGAGGTCTTCCACACCCTGCGCCGCGACCTGCTCGCCGCCGGGCACTCCACGGGCGTCGGCGACGAGGGCGGCTTCGCGCCCGCGCTGCGCAGCGCCGAGGAGGCGCTCGACTTCGTCATGGCGGCGATCGAGCGCACCGGGTACCGGCCCGGCACCGACCTCGGCCTGATCATGGACCCGGCGTCGTCGGAGTTCTACCGCGACGGTGTCTACGCCTACCGGGGCGAGGGCGTCGACCGCACCACGGCCCAGCAGGTCGACTACCTGGCCGGGCTGATCGACGCGTACCCGATCCTGTCGATCGAGGACCCGATGGCGGAGGACGACCTCGACGGCTGGCGTGAACTGACCGCCCGGGTCGGCGACCGCTGCCAGCTCACCGGCGACGACGTGTTCTGCACCAACCCGGAGCTGCTGCGCGAGGGCATCCGCACGGGGGTCGGCAACGCGGTGCTGGTCAAGGTCAATCAGATCGGTACGTTGACGGAGGCGCTGGAGACGGTGGACATCGCCCACCGGGCGGGCTGGAAGGCCGTGATGTCGCACCGCTCGGGCGAGACCGAGGACACGACCATCGCCGATCTGGCGGTGGCGACCGGCTGCGGCCAGATCAAGACCGGCTCCCTCTCCCGCTCCGACCGCACCGCCAAGTACAACCGCCTGATCCGCATCGAACGCGAACTGGGCAGCACCGCCAAGTACTGA
- a CDS encoding endo-alpha-N-acetylgalactosaminidase family protein, with the protein MPPRSRAPYALALAAVLGATLTPAASATAEPEGTVLTTARLKVTVADDFPRVLSYENRADGARLLGSTRPVTEITLNGKAYATKAAAAPEVTGSTAAYTLTFPDLPGVEIDAGLGVSGRTTTFRITAVRDTAAFRVGTIDIPGQDLVSVGSADGGAGTAFTKLDADSTRTADVFGKVTADTPAETSATGASYAIVNTGRLAAAVESNSAYDKPSGATGGDDARFWHQARKDADGGTRVGVWSGQWTYRGAGSPTHATGKDLPWAKVVVTPDANGDDTVDWQDGAVAFRSIGIEPQGGEDTADRVVTHIPFNFASQAQHPFLRTLDDVKRISLATDDLGQFALLKGYASEGHDSAHPDYGGNYNERAGGLKDLNKLLKTGKKYGAEFGVHVNATEAYPVAEHFKDDLIDPKSPGWNWLDQSYYIDQRRDIDSGDLAARFKQLRDETDKNLTTVYVDVYYTHGWIAEQTAKAINGQGWNLATEWADKFERQSLWSHWANDLDYGGATNKGLNSKIIRFIRNSEKDVWNNDPVLGQSALVDFEGWTGENDWNDFYANVWQRDLPAKYLQHQKITRWDGDDITFTGGLRGTVEDGRRTFYDHGRKVLDGDRYLLPWSAKDGGKKLYHYNKQGGTSSWAAAPGSYTVYRLTDNGRVKTGTVRTGADGKLTLKADAGQPYVLYPAGDTPRAADPAWGEGTGVKDPGFNDARLGGWDTTGSVARDTDGNGRNSAALTGKGAASVAQRVTGLAPGKRYTASAWAEVAPGASRRTTLSAGGASAAIDRSTLPDTMAASDWHGTNMQRMKVNFMADRKGSATLRVAAAADDGAATVRVDDVRVVRNAPATEPGTVVHEDFEDVDQGWGPFDKGDAGGVTDPRTHIAQKNAPYTQAGWNGKLVDDVIGGGESLKSHEENDGVVYRTSPASVPMKDGHAYKVDFAYQSSHAGAYRWISGYDRGDDAVETVATPIGQQRTTGRFTTTVTAGCGDTWTGLRKLPGAPDGADFVLDDFTVTDLGPAEEPAACGTLALKAGETLEPGRPNKVEATFTNDEKDRIEDATVALDLPQGWKAEPAAPITLDPVAPGARATATWQVTPPVDAEYQSYALTARATYAVAGTTRKLSAGASVRTLPPPPTTDTYASDLDWTSADNGWGPVEKDSSVGEQGQGDGTPLRIGGTSYAKGLGTHAPARIRYYLGGQCTSFTAEVGVDDVQTTRGSVGFSVTADGTEKVASPVLKAADPAWSLSADVTGAQYVDLVVSDGGDGNGNDHADWGDARFRCGG; encoded by the coding sequence ATGCCCCCAAGATCCCGAGCCCCCTACGCCCTGGCCCTCGCGGCCGTACTGGGCGCCACCCTCACCCCGGCGGCGAGCGCCACCGCGGAGCCGGAAGGCACCGTCCTCACCACCGCCCGGCTCAAGGTGACCGTCGCCGACGACTTCCCCCGCGTCCTGTCCTACGAGAACCGGGCCGACGGCGCCCGTCTCCTCGGCAGCACCAGGCCCGTCACCGAGATCACCCTCAACGGCAAGGCGTACGCCACCAAGGCCGCGGCCGCGCCCGAGGTCACCGGGTCCACAGCCGCGTACACGCTCACCTTCCCCGACCTGCCCGGCGTGGAGATCGACGCCGGCCTCGGGGTCTCCGGCCGGACGACGACCTTCAGGATCACCGCCGTCCGCGACACGGCCGCCTTCCGCGTCGGGACCATCGACATCCCTGGGCAGGACCTCGTCTCGGTCGGCAGCGCGGACGGCGGCGCCGGGACGGCGTTCACCAAGCTGGACGCGGACTCCACCCGCACCGCCGACGTGTTCGGCAAGGTCACCGCCGACACCCCGGCCGAGACCTCGGCGACCGGCGCCTCCTACGCGATCGTCAACACCGGCCGGCTGGCCGCGGCCGTCGAGTCCAACTCCGCGTACGACAAGCCGAGCGGCGCGACCGGCGGCGACGACGCCCGGTTCTGGCACCAGGCCCGCAAGGACGCCGACGGCGGCACCCGCGTCGGCGTCTGGTCCGGGCAGTGGACCTATCGGGGCGCCGGATCCCCGACCCACGCCACCGGCAAGGACCTCCCCTGGGCGAAGGTCGTCGTCACCCCCGACGCCAACGGCGACGACACCGTGGACTGGCAGGACGGCGCCGTCGCCTTCCGCTCCATCGGCATCGAGCCGCAGGGCGGCGAGGACACCGCGGACCGGGTCGTCACCCACATCCCGTTCAACTTCGCCAGCCAGGCCCAGCACCCCTTCCTGCGCACCCTCGACGACGTCAAGCGGATCTCGCTCGCCACCGACGACCTGGGCCAGTTCGCCCTGCTCAAGGGATACGCGTCCGAGGGCCACGACTCCGCCCACCCCGACTACGGCGGCAACTACAACGAGCGGGCCGGCGGCCTGAAGGACCTCAACAAGCTGCTGAAGACCGGCAAGAAGTACGGAGCCGAGTTCGGCGTCCACGTCAACGCCACCGAGGCGTACCCGGTCGCCGAGCACTTCAAGGACGACCTGATCGACCCCAAGTCGCCCGGCTGGAACTGGCTCGACCAGAGTTACTACATCGACCAGCGCCGCGACATCGACAGCGGCGACCTCGCCGCCCGCTTCAAACAGCTGCGCGACGAGACCGACAAGAACCTCACCACGGTCTACGTCGACGTGTACTACACCCACGGCTGGATCGCCGAGCAGACCGCCAAGGCCATCAACGGGCAGGGCTGGAACCTGGCCACCGAGTGGGCCGACAAGTTCGAGCGGCAGTCCCTGTGGTCGCACTGGGCCAACGACCTCGACTACGGCGGCGCCACCAACAAGGGCCTCAACTCGAAGATCATCCGGTTCATCCGCAACAGCGAGAAGGACGTCTGGAACAACGACCCCGTCCTCGGCCAGAGCGCGCTGGTCGACTTCGAGGGCTGGACCGGCGAGAACGACTGGAACGACTTCTACGCCAACGTCTGGCAGCGCGACCTGCCCGCCAAGTACCTCCAGCACCAGAAGATCACCCGCTGGGACGGCGACGACATCACCTTCACCGGCGGCCTGCGCGGCACCGTCGAGGACGGCCGGCGCACCTTCTACGACCACGGCCGCAAGGTCCTCGACGGCGACCGCTACCTGCTCCCGTGGTCCGCGAAGGACGGCGGGAAGAAGCTGTACCACTACAACAAGCAGGGCGGCACCAGCAGTTGGGCCGCGGCCCCCGGCTCGTACACCGTCTACAGGCTCACCGACAACGGCCGCGTGAAGACCGGCACCGTGCGCACCGGCGCCGACGGGAAACTCACCCTCAAGGCCGACGCCGGTCAGCCCTACGTCCTCTACCCGGCCGGTGACACCCCCCGCGCCGCCGACCCCGCCTGGGGCGAGGGCACCGGCGTCAAGGACCCCGGCTTCAACGACGCCCGTCTCGGCGGCTGGGACACGACCGGTTCCGTCGCCCGCGACACCGACGGCAACGGCCGCAACAGCGCCGCCCTCACCGGCAAGGGCGCCGCCTCGGTCGCCCAGCGCGTCACCGGCCTCGCCCCCGGCAAGCGCTACACCGCCTCCGCCTGGGCCGAGGTCGCGCCGGGAGCCTCCCGGCGCACGACCCTGAGCGCGGGCGGCGCGTCCGCCGCGATCGACCGGTCCACCCTCCCCGACACCATGGCGGCCAGCGACTGGCACGGCACGAACATGCAGCGCATGAAGGTCAACTTCATGGCGGACCGTAAGGGTTCGGCGACCCTGCGCGTCGCGGCGGCCGCCGACGACGGCGCCGCCACGGTCCGCGTCGACGACGTACGGGTCGTGCGCAACGCCCCGGCCACCGAGCCCGGCACCGTCGTGCACGAGGACTTCGAGGACGTCGACCAGGGCTGGGGCCCCTTCGACAAGGGCGACGCGGGCGGCGTCACCGACCCGCGCACCCACATCGCGCAGAAGAACGCCCCGTACACCCAGGCCGGCTGGAACGGAAAGCTCGTCGACGACGTCATCGGCGGCGGCGAGTCCCTGAAGTCGCACGAGGAGAACGACGGCGTCGTCTACCGCACCTCACCGGCGTCCGTGCCGATGAAGGACGGGCACGCCTACAAGGTCGACTTCGCCTACCAGTCCAGCCACGCCGGCGCCTACCGGTGGATCAGCGGCTACGACCGAGGTGACGACGCCGTCGAGACCGTCGCGACCCCGATCGGACAGCAGCGCACCACCGGCCGCTTCACCACCACCGTCACCGCCGGCTGCGGCGACACCTGGACCGGACTGCGCAAGCTGCCCGGCGCCCCGGACGGCGCCGACTTCGTGCTCGACGACTTCACCGTGACCGACCTCGGCCCGGCGGAGGAACCGGCCGCATGCGGCACGCTCGCGCTCAAGGCGGGGGAGACCCTGGAGCCCGGCCGGCCCAACAAGGTCGAGGCCACCTTCACCAACGACGAGAAGGACCGGATCGAGGACGCGACCGTCGCCCTCGACCTGCCCCAGGGCTGGAAGGCCGAACCGGCCGCTCCGATCACCCTCGACCCCGTGGCCCCCGGCGCCCGCGCCACCGCGACCTGGCAGGTGACCCCGCCGGTCGACGCCGAGTACCAGTCGTACGCGCTGACCGCGCGGGCAACCTACGCCGTCGCGGGCACCACCAGGAAGCTCTCCGCGGGCGCCTCGGTGCGCACCCTCCCGCCGCCGCCCACCACGGACACGTACGCGAGCGATCTGGACTGGACCTCGGCGGACAACGGCTGGGGCCCGGTCGAGAAGGACAGCTCCGTCGGCGAGCAGGGCCAGGGCGACGGCACCCCGCTGAGGATCGGCGGCACCTCGTACGCCAAGGGCCTGGGCACCCACGCGCCCGCCAGGATCCGCTACTACCTCGGCGGGCAGTGCACCTCCTTCACGGCCGAGGTCGGCGTCGACGACGTACAGACCACCCGCGGAAGTGTGGGATTCTCGGTGACGGCCGACGGTACGGAGAAAGTGGCCTCGCCCGTCCTCAAGGCCGCCGACCCGGCCTGGTCCCTGTCGGCCGACGTCACCGGCGCCCAGTACGTCGACCTGGTCGTCTCCGACGGCGGCGACGGCAACGGCAACGACCACGCGGACTGGGGAGACGCCCGTTTCCGTTGCGGCGGGTGA
- a CDS encoding acyl-CoA carboxylase subunit beta — protein MTVLDDTASNPGDEPTDARGRTAELHAIRAQALAGPSDKATEAQHKKGKLTARERIELLLDEGSFNEVEQLRRHRAVGFGLEAKKPYTDGVITGWGTVEGRTVFVYAHDFRIFGGALGEAHATKIHKIMDMAIAAGAPLVSLNDGAGARIQEGVSALAGYGGIFQRNTKASGVIPQISVMLGPCAGGAAYSPALTDFVFMVRETSQMFITGPDVVKAVTGEEITQNGLGGADVHAETSGVCHFAYDDEETCIAEVRYLISLLPQNNRENPPTVESDDPADRRSDVLLDLVPADGNRPYDMTKVIEELVDDGDYLEIHERWARNIICALARLDGQVVGIVANQPQSLAGVLDIEASEKAARFVQMCDAFNIPIVTLLDVPGFLPGVDQEHGGIIRHGAKLLYAYCNATVPRISLILRKAYGGAYIVMDSQSIGADLTYAWPTNEIAVMGAEGAANVIFRRQIADAADPEAMRQKMVKEYKAELMHPYYAAERGLVDDVIDPAETREVLIKSLAMLRTKHADLPSRKHGNPPQ, from the coding sequence ATGACCGTTTTGGACGACACCGCCTCGAACCCCGGGGACGAGCCCACCGACGCCCGCGGGCGCACGGCCGAGCTGCACGCGATCCGCGCACAGGCCCTGGCCGGTCCCAGCGACAAGGCGACCGAGGCCCAGCACAAGAAGGGCAAGCTCACCGCGCGCGAGCGCATCGAGCTGCTCCTCGACGAGGGGTCGTTCAACGAGGTCGAGCAGCTGCGCCGGCACCGCGCGGTCGGCTTCGGCCTGGAGGCCAAGAAGCCCTACACCGACGGTGTCATCACCGGCTGGGGCACGGTCGAGGGCCGCACGGTCTTCGTCTACGCGCACGACTTCCGGATCTTCGGCGGCGCCCTGGGCGAGGCCCACGCCACGAAGATCCACAAGATCATGGACATGGCCATCGCGGCCGGTGCCCCGCTGGTCTCGCTGAACGACGGCGCCGGCGCCCGCATCCAGGAGGGCGTCTCGGCGCTCGCCGGCTACGGCGGCATCTTCCAGCGCAACACCAAGGCCTCGGGTGTCATCCCGCAGATCTCCGTGATGCTCGGCCCGTGCGCGGGCGGCGCGGCCTACAGCCCCGCCCTGACCGACTTCGTGTTCATGGTCCGCGAGACCTCGCAGATGTTCATCACCGGCCCCGACGTCGTCAAGGCGGTCACCGGCGAGGAGATCACGCAGAACGGTCTGGGCGGCGCCGACGTCCACGCCGAGACCAGCGGTGTGTGCCACTTCGCCTACGACGACGAAGAGACCTGCATCGCCGAGGTCCGCTACCTGATCTCGCTGCTCCCGCAGAACAACCGGGAGAACCCGCCGACGGTGGAGTCCGACGACCCCGCCGACCGCCGCTCGGACGTCCTGCTCGACCTGGTCCCGGCCGACGGCAACCGCCCCTACGACATGACCAAGGTCATCGAGGAGCTCGTCGACGACGGCGACTACCTGGAGATCCACGAGCGCTGGGCACGCAACATCATCTGCGCCCTCGCCCGGCTCGACGGCCAGGTCGTCGGCATCGTCGCCAACCAGCCGCAATCCCTCGCCGGCGTCCTCGACATCGAGGCGTCGGAAAAAGCTGCCCGATTCGTGCAGATGTGCGACGCTTTCAATATCCCGATCGTGACCCTCCTCGACGTCCCGGGCTTCCTGCCCGGCGTCGACCAGGAGCACGGCGGGATCATCCGCCACGGCGCCAAGCTGCTGTACGCGTACTGCAACGCCACCGTCCCGCGGATCTCCCTGATCCTGCGCAAGGCGTACGGAGGTGCCTACATCGTCATGGACTCGCAGTCCATCGGCGCCGACCTCACCTACGCCTGGCCCACCAACGAGATCGCGGTCATGGGCGCCGAGGGCGCGGCCAACGTGATCTTCCGCCGGCAGATCGCCGACGCCGCGGACCCCGAGGCCATGCGCCAGAAGATGGTCAAGGAGTACAAGGCCGAGCTGATGCACCCGTACTACGCGGCCGAACGCGGTCTGGTCGACGACGTCATCGACCCCGCCGAGACCCGCGAGGTGCTCATCAAGTCCCTGGCCATGCTGCGCACCAAGCACGCCGACCTGCCGTCCCGCAAGCACGGCAACCCGCCGCAGTAG
- a CDS encoding acyl-CoA carboxylase subunit epsilon: MSMPDIRVEKGNAEPEEVAAITALLVARAAAQPSAPAAARQSRAGWRRLERQHGFRAPHSWQG, encoded by the coding sequence ATGTCCATGCCCGACATTCGCGTAGAGAAGGGCAACGCCGAGCCCGAAGAGGTCGCGGCCATCACCGCCCTCCTGGTCGCTCGCGCCGCCGCCCAGCCGTCCGCCCCGGCGGCGGCCCGTCAGTCGCGCGCCGGCTGGCGTCGTCTGGAGCGCCAGCACGGCTTCCGCGCCCCGCACTCCTGGCAGGGCTGA
- a CDS encoding DUF397 domain-containing protein, which yields MDLDVEKARLYALDLSGAEWLRAPGDASRGPVEVASLGGGAVAMRNPAAPHGPVLRFTAHEWEAFKLGALAGEFD from the coding sequence ATGGATCTGGACGTCGAGAAAGCACGGCTCTACGCTCTCGATCTTTCCGGCGCCGAATGGCTCAGAGCCCCGGGAGACGCCTCCCGCGGCCCCGTGGAGGTCGCCTCGCTGGGCGGCGGCGCGGTGGCCATGCGCAACCCGGCGGCCCCGCACGGGCCCGTCCTGCGCTTCACCGCCCACGAGTGGGAGGCGTTCAAGCTCGGGGCGTTGGCCGGCGAGTTCGACTGA
- a CDS encoding DUF397 domain-containing protein translates to MMSPTSAPTASLNEIGSAAWHKSTFSGASNGCVEHANLTDDRCAVRDTKNREFGAIVFDSPSWGAFISSVNSGVLSL, encoded by the coding sequence ATGATGTCCCCCACTTCCGCACCCACCGCCTCGCTCAACGAGATCGGGTCGGCAGCCTGGCACAAAAGCACGTTCAGCGGCGCGTCGAACGGCTGCGTGGAACATGCGAATCTCACCGATGACCGTTGCGCGGTCCGGGACACGAAAAACCGCGAGTTCGGCGCGATTGTGTTCGATTCACCTTCTTGGGGCGCATTCATTTCAAGCGTCAACTCAGGAGTTCTGTCGCTGTGA